A single window of Synechococcus sp. C9 DNA harbors:
- a CDS encoding phycobilisome linker polypeptide: protein MTQSTSAQNLGISDFSPQDRIEWRSPMDTDLVIRAVYRQVLGNDYLMKSERLTYAESQLRNGNITVRELVRAVAKSELYKQKFFYPNANNRFIELNYKHLLGRAPYDQSEISFHLDLYHAQGYDAEIDSYIDSPEYQANFGEHTVPTYRGFWTQPGQKIAGFTRIFRLYRGYANSDRSQLERTSPRLNWELAQNKASTVVGPAGVNDAWAYRAPQNTVTQSRQGPTLGQDARMYRVEVAGLAGPGYPKVRRVTTSFLVPYDQLLQRMQQIHRQGGRIAGITPA, encoded by the coding sequence ATGACCCAATCCACCTCCGCCCAAAACCTGGGCATCAGCGATTTTTCCCCGCAAGACCGCATCGAATGGCGCAGTCCGATGGACACAGACCTGGTGATCCGCGCCGTTTACCGCCAAGTCCTGGGCAACGATTACCTAATGAAAAGTGAACGGCTCACCTACGCCGAATCCCAACTCCGTAACGGCAACATCACCGTGCGGGAATTGGTGCGGGCGGTCGCCAAATCAGAACTGTATAAACAAAAATTCTTTTACCCCAATGCCAACAACCGTTTCATCGAACTGAATTACAAACACCTGCTGGGGCGGGCACCCTACGACCAAAGCGAAATCAGCTTTCACCTGGACTTGTACCATGCCCAGGGCTACGATGCGGAAATTGACAGCTACATTGACAGCCCGGAGTACCAAGCCAATTTTGGGGAACATACCGTTCCCACCTACCGGGGCTTTTGGACGCAACCGGGGCAAAAAATTGCCGGATTTACCCGCATCTTCCGGCTCTACCGGGGCTATGCCAACAGCGACCGGAGCCAACTGGAACGCACCAGCCCCCGCTTGAACTGGGAATTGGCGCAAAACAAAGCCAGCACCGTCGTGGGTCCCGCCGGGGTGAATGATGCCTGGGCCTACCGTGCCCCCCAAAACACCGTCACCCAATCCCGCCAAGGTCCCACCCTCGGCCAGGATGCCCGGATGTACCGGGTGGAAGTCGCCGGTTTGGCTGGCCCGGGCTATCCCAAGGTGCGCCGGGTGACCACCAGCTTTTTGGTGCCCTACGACCAACTGCTCCAGCGGATGCAACAAATCCACCGCCAAGGGGGACGGATCGCCGGGATCACACCAGCCTAA